TTCTATTAACGAGCTACCCGTATTGAGTCAAGAACAGCAACACACCGCTGCGATAAAACGGTTGACTCAGCACTTTACCCGTAATCACTACATTGAAGTAGAATTGTCAGACACATTGTCTGAAAAAATTTATCATCGATATTTAAAGTCGCTTGATAGTAACAAAAGCTATTTTTTAGCTGATGACGTCAAAAAATTTGATCATTTAGAGAAATCTTTTGATGATGCAATAGAAAAACGCAAGCTTGAAGATGCATACTCTATTTTCAACTTAAACATGAAGCGTCGTTTTCAGCGTTTTGAATACGCACTTTCACTTCTAGATAAAGAAATGAAGTTTGACGTAAAAGATGAATATTTTTACGATCGAGAAGATGCCGACTGGGCTGCAAACGAAGCTGAGTTAAATGAAATTTGGCGTCAAAAAGTTAAGTTTGACGCGTTAAGTTTAAAGTTAACGGGCAAAGATTGGAGCGAAATAAAAGACGTTCTTACTAAACGTTATAACAATGCGATTAAGCGTTTAAGCCAATCCCAAAGCGAAGATGCCTTCCAAATCATAATGAACGCTTATGCAAGAAGCATTGAAGCGCACACCTCATATTTATCACCAAGAAATGCAGACCGTTTCCGTATGGAAATGAACCTTTCATTAGAAGGTATTGGGGCTGTATTACAATCAGATGAAGACTACACAGTTATTAGGAGCCTAGTACCAGGCGGACCTGCTGATAAAACTGAACAGTTAAAGCCTAAAGACAAAATTATTGGCGTTGCACAAGGTGACGAAGAATTTGTTGATATCATTGGCTGGCGTTTAGATGATGTTGTTGAATTAATTAAAGGACCAAAAGGAACGTCGGTTAAGTTACAAATTATCAGTGGTGAAAAAGCATCAAGTGATAGCACTAAAGAAGTTGTTATCGTACGAGATAAAATTAAACTTGAAGACAGAGCTGCTAAGTCTGAAGTATTTGAGCCAACCTATTCTAAAATTGACGCCAAACTGGGTGTAATTACTATTCCTAGCTTTTATAACAATTTAGCTAGAGACGTTAGACTTGAAATAGACAAGCTTTTAAAAGAAAAAGTAGACGGCATAGTTATCGATTTACGAGATAATGGTGGCGGTTCATTAGAAGAAGCCACTCGTTTAACAGGTTTGTTTATTGACAAAGGGCCTGTAGTACAAATACGAAGCGGCCGAGGTAATGTTAATGTTAAAAAAGACCATGATGGCAGAACGTTTTATGATGGTCCATTAACGGTTTTAGTAAATCGCTACAGTGCATCAGCCAGTGAGATATTTGCAGCTGCTTTACAGGATTATGGTCGTGCGATTGTTATTGGTGAGCAAACCTTTGGTAAAGGTACTGTTCAACAACATCGTGGTTTAAGTCGAGTATTTGATCTTTATGATAATAAGCTGGGCAGCGTACAATACACCATGGCGAAGTTCTATCGGATTAATGGTGGCAGCACCCAACACAAAGGGGTTATTCCTGATATTCAATTCCCATCAGCAATTGATCCAAGTGAATGGGGTGAAAGCCAAGAAGAAAACGCTTTGCCTTGGGATAGTATTGGTAAAGCGGGATATATTGCTCAAGGTGAAATGAATCAATTAGTGAATAAGCTGGAACAAGCGCATCAACAGCGTATAAAAAGTGAGCCAGAATTTAAGTATTTGGCTAACGATATTGAACGTTATAAAACGGAAAAAGATAAGAAGTCTATTTCTTTAGTTGAAGCAGAGCGTAAAGCTAAACGTGAAGATAATGAAAAAACTAACTTGGTTAGGGCGAATGAGCGACTTGAACGCCTTGGTTTAGAAAAAGTTAAATCATTAGACGACTTGCCTAAAGAAGTAGAAGAAATCGATCCATTTTTAGAAGAGGCAGCGAATATTACTGCCGATTTAATAATGTATGATAAATTAGCTAAAAAATAAGTTGTTTATATCATTTAATAACTAAAAAAAGCGCTTAGGCGCTTTTTTTAGTTTTAGAAGTTAGAAAAGGAATGATATGTTGAGTTTAGTCAAAATTTATGAATATCTATATTTAAATAAATTAAGCCCAATTCTCATGTTTTATTCATTATATGGTTGTCAGAAACAGCTGCAAATACTATGATACGCACCGCAGCTTATGCCTATTACCGTCATGGTCATTAGACCACTTCTGGGTAGATTTACAAACCTGCTGCATATCTAATAATTACAAGATTAAATAGCATAATAACTAAATAACCTTAATTCTGGACGGGTAAAACATCACAATATTACAATTTTAAGCTTGTTAGTCATAAAAATGAAATAAGTAGCCTGTAGCTATTTGTATTTTCATTGCTTAAGATTTCAGTCTGTGAACGATGCTCATGAAACCTCTGAATGAAATTATATTTCATTTCCTCTGGTCAAAATTCAGGTTTAAAACTGCAAAATGTATTTATTATTCCGCTGTTTATATTTAAAAGACATGAAGTTAAGTGGTTGGTACTAATTAAATGAATGAAACTGTGAAAAAACCGAGTTACTCTGATGCGTTTATACCGGTTATATTTTTAATCGTTCTTCTGTCAGCATCTGTGGCATTGTTTGGTGGAGACTCGTCTTATGGGCCTAATCAGATTGCGTTAATTCTTGCAGCGCTAGTTGCATCAGTTATCGGCTTAAAAAATGGCTATAAGTGGAAAGACATTGAACAAGCAATGGTCGATGGTATTTCTATTTCGCTTGGTGCGATACTGATTTTACTATCTGTTGGTGCGTTAATCGGCACTTGGTTGTTGTCTGGTACGGTTCCAACGCTTATTTATTATGGTCTACAGATACTAGATCCTAGCTGGTTTTATGCCGCGTCGTGTATTTTGTGTGGTGTTGTTGCAATGAGTATTGGTAGCTCTTGGACAACTGCTGCAACAATCGGTGTGGCTTTGATTGGTGTGGCAACA
This is a stretch of genomic DNA from Flocculibacter collagenilyticus. It encodes these proteins:
- the prc gene encoding carboxy terminal-processing peptidase, which encodes MGKVLSCLIGAVSVVTLPSFAVKVNSTVSINELPVLSQEQQHTAAIKRLTQHFTRNHYIEVELSDTLSEKIYHRYLKSLDSNKSYFLADDVKKFDHLEKSFDDAIEKRKLEDAYSIFNLNMKRRFQRFEYALSLLDKEMKFDVKDEYFYDREDADWAANEAELNEIWRQKVKFDALSLKLTGKDWSEIKDVLTKRYNNAIKRLSQSQSEDAFQIIMNAYARSIEAHTSYLSPRNADRFRMEMNLSLEGIGAVLQSDEDYTVIRSLVPGGPADKTEQLKPKDKIIGVAQGDEEFVDIIGWRLDDVVELIKGPKGTSVKLQIISGEKASSDSTKEVVIVRDKIKLEDRAAKSEVFEPTYSKIDAKLGVITIPSFYNNLARDVRLEIDKLLKEKVDGIVIDLRDNGGGSLEEATRLTGLFIDKGPVVQIRSGRGNVNVKKDHDGRTFYDGPLTVLVNRYSASASEIFAAALQDYGRAIVIGEQTFGKGTVQQHRGLSRVFDLYDNKLGSVQYTMAKFYRINGGSTQHKGVIPDIQFPSAIDPSEWGESQEENALPWDSIGKAGYIAQGEMNQLVNKLEQAHQQRIKSEPEFKYLANDIERYKTEKDKKSISLVEAERKAKREDNEKTNLVRANERLERLGLEKVKSLDDLPKEVEEIDPFLEEAANITADLIMYDKLAKK